In Mytilus edulis chromosome 13, xbMytEdul2.2, whole genome shotgun sequence, a single window of DNA contains:
- the LOC139501479 gene encoding uncharacterized PE-PGRS family protein PE_PGRS54-like isoform X12 codes for MMKTAILFLCILAFTAVAADKKSNCKCKVKCDPGENKIDKCAGGKVLCCCASSSKSGKGKTSSPKKSSSGGSSSGLNQYGIVSTGGMASGGSGEGRMSGGGSGSGGMSGSGSGLGGMSGSGSGGVEEKIVYINIGSFGGGYGVGDSYGSTSYGSASAGGSRAGGVMSGGAGGGRSGGAGGGMNGGAGGGSSGGGYGKSSTSYGSKDSYGPTSYGGGSSGGGSTGSGMSEGAGGRMSGGAGGGSSGGSYGKSSTSYGSKDSYGPTSYGGGSSGGGSTGSGMSGGAGGGMSGGAGGGSSGGGYGKSSTSYGIIDSYGPTSYGGGSSGGAGGGMNGGAGGGSSGGGYGKSSTSYGSKDSYGPTSYGGGSSGGGSTGSGMSGGAGGGMSGGAGGGSSRGGYGKSSTSYGIIDSYGPTSYGGGSSGGGSTGSGMSGGAGGGMSGGAGGGSSGGGYGKSSTSYGSKDSYGPTSYGGGSSGGGLTGSGMSGGAGGGMSGGAGGGSSRGGYGKSSTSYGIIDSYGPTSYGGGSSGGGSTGSGMSGGAGGGSSGGGYGKSSTSYGSKDSYGPTSYGGGSSGGGSTGSGMSGGAGGGMSGGAGGGSSRGGYGKSSTSYGSIDSYGPTSYGGGSSGGGSTGSGMSGGAGGGMSGGAGGGSSKGGYGKSSTNYGSIDSYGPTSYGGGSSGGGSTGSGMSGGAGGGMNGGAGGGSSRGGYGDSSSSYGIVDSYGSTSYGGGGSVGGSTGGGMSGGAGGGSSGGGYDGSSTSYGSVDSYGSTSYGGGGSWGGSTGRGMSGGAGAGSGGLGWLGLGSGGGSSGSGSDGKGYGSTSYGGSYGSTSYGGAGAGSGGTGGSGSGGGMSGGGMSGGSGSGGGSSGSGSSGKGYGYGSTSYGGGKSGGGGSGSGMSNSRDFRGGISGGGRAKITFIVNTSGGNGGSGNGGQGDCTCRITCQAGEMKKSTCKNYKKPVLCCKKKAKKGYGYDG; via the exons CAGTTGcagctgacaaaaaatctaacTGTAAATGTAAAGTAAAATGTGACCCTGGCGAAAACAAAATAGATAAATGTGCTGGTGGTAAAGTTTTGTGCTGCTGCGCTAGTAGCTCCAAGTCTGGAAAAGGAAAAACATCTAGTCCTAAAAAATCAAGCAGTGGTGGATCAAGCTCAGGTTTGAATCAATACGGCATTGTTTCGACCGGTGGAATGGCCAGCGGTGGAAGTGGTGAAGGTAGAATGTCCGGCGGTGGAAGTGGTTCAGGTGGGATGTCCGGAAGTGGAAGTGGTTTAGGTGGGATGTCTGGAAGTGGAAGTGGTGGAGTCGAAGAAaaaattgtttacataaatattGGAAGTTTCGGAGGTGGCTATGGAGTTGGAGATAGCTACGGTTCTACAAGTTATGGAAGTGCCAGTGCTGGAGGCAGTAGAGCTGGTGGTGTAATGTCTGGAGGTGCTGGAGGTGGAAGATCTGGAGGTGCTGGAGGTGGAATGAATGGAGGTGCTGGAGGTGGAAGTTCCGGAGGCGGCTATGGCAAAAGTTCTACAAGTTACGGTAGTAAAGATAGCTACGGGCCTACTAGCTATGGTGGTGGCAGTTCTGGAGGTGGATCGACTGGAAGTGGAATGTCTGAAGGTGCAGGAGGTAGAATGTCTGGAGGTGCTGGAGGTGGAAGTTCCGGAGGCAGCTATGGCAAAAGTTCTACAAGTTACGGTAGTAAAGATAGCTACGGGCCTACCAGCTATGGTGGTGGCAGTTCTGGAGGTGGATCGACTGGAAGTGGAATGTCTGGAGGCGCAGGTGGTGGAATGTCTGGAGGTGCTGGAGGTGGAAGTTCCGGAGGCGGCTATGGCAAAAGTTCTACAAGTTACGGTATTATAGATAGCTACGGGCCTACCAGCTATGGTGGTGGCAGTTCTGGAGGTGCTGGAGGTGGAATGAATGGAGGTGCTGGAGGTGGAAGTTCTGGAGGCGGCTATGGCAAAAGTTCTACAAGTTACGGTAGTAAAGATAGCTACGGGCCTACCAGCTATGGTGGTGGCAGTTCTGGAGGTGGATCGACTGGAAGTGGAATGTCTGGAGGCGCAGGAGGTGGAATGTCTGGAGGTGCTGGAGGTGGAAGTTCCAGAGGCGGCTATGGCAAAAGTTCTACAAGTTACGGTATCATAGATAGCTACGGGCCTACCAGCTATGGTGGTGGCAGTTCTGGAGGTGGATCGACTGGAAGTGGAATGTCTGGAGGTGCAGGAGGTGGAATGTCTGGAGGTGCTGGAGGTGGAAGTTCCGGAGGCGGCTATGGCAAAAGTTCTACAAGTTACGGTAGTAAAGATAGCTACGGGCCTACCAGCTATGGTGGTGGCAGTTCTGGAGGTGGATTGACTGGAAGTGGAATGTCTGGAGGCGCAGGAGGTGGAATGTCTGGAGGTGCTGGAGGTGGAAGTTCCAGAGGCGGCTATGGCAAAAGTTCTACAAGTTACGGTATCATAGATAGCTACGGGCCTACCAGCTATGGTGGTGGCAGTTCTGGAGGTGGATCGACTGGAAGTGGAATGTCTGGAGGTGCTGGAGGTGGAAGTTCCGGAGGCGGCTATGGCAAAAGTTCTACAAGTTACGGTAGTAAAGATAGCTACGGGCCTACAAGCTATGGTGGTGGCAGTTCTGGAGGTGGATCGACTGGAAGTGGAATGTCTGGAGGCGCAGGAGGTGGAATGTCTGGAGGTGCTGGAGGTGGAAGTTCCAGAGGCGGCTATGGCAAAAGTTCTACAAGTTACGGTAGCATAGATAGCTACGGGCCTACCAGCTATGGTGGTGGCAGTTCTGGAGGTGGATCGACTGGAAGTGGAATGTCTGGAGGCGCAGGAGGTGGAATGTCTGGAGGTGCTGGAGGTGGAAGTTCCAAAGGCGGCTATGGCAAAAGTTCTACAAATTACGGTAGCATAGATAGCTACGGGCCTACCAGCTATGGTGGTGGCAGTTCTGGAGGTGGATCGACTGGAAGTGGAATGTCTGGAG GTGCTGGAGGTGGAATGAATGGAGGTGCTGGAGGTGGAAGTTCCAGAGGCGGCTATGGCGATAGTTCTTCAAGTTATGGTATAGTAGATAGCTACGGGTCTACAAGTTATGGTGGTGGCGGTTCTGTAGGTGGATCGACTGGAGGTGGAATGTCTGGAGGTGCTGGAGGTGGAAGTTCCGGAGGCGGCTATGACGGTAGTTCTACAAGTTATGGTAGTGTAGATAGCTACGGGTCTACAAGTTATGGTGGTGGTGGTTCTTGGGGTGGATCGACTGGAAGAGGAATGTCTGGAGGTGCTGGTGCTGGAAGCGGAGGTTTAGGATGGTTGGGTCTGGGTTCTGGAGGTGGAAGTTCTGGTAGTGGAAGTGATGGCAAAGGATATGGTTCCACAAGTTATGGAGGTAGCTACGGTTCTACAAGTTATGGCGGTGCTGGTGCTGGAAGTGGTGGTACTGGTGGTAGCGGTTCTGGAGGTGGAATGTCCGGTGGTGGAATGTCCGGTGGTAGCGGTTCTGGAGGTGGAAGTTCGGGAAGTGGAAGTTCTGGCAAAGGATATGGTTATGGTTCTACAAGTTATGGAGGCGGAAAATCTGGAGGTGGAGGTTCTGGAAGTGGAATGTCTAATAGTAGAGATTTTAGAGGCGGAATCTCTGGTGGTGGAAGGGctaaaataacatttattgtgAATACCAGCGGGGGAAATGGTGGATCAGGTAATGGTGGCCAGGGCGACTGTACGTGCAGAATAACATGTCAAGCAGGAGAAATGAAAAAATCTACTTGTAAAAATTACAAGAAACCAGTACTATGTTGCAAGAAAAAAGCGAAAAAAGGATATGGATACGATGGTTAA
- the LOC139501479 gene encoding uncharacterized transmembrane protein DDB_G0289901-like isoform X1 has translation MMKTAILFLCILAFTAVAADKKSNCKCKVKCDPGENKIDKCAGGKVLCCCASSSKSGKGKTSSPKKSSSGGSSSGLNQYGIVSTGGMASGGSGEGRMSGGGSGSGGMSGSGSGLGGMSGSGSGGVEEKIVYINIGSFGGGYGVGDSYGSTSYGSASAGGSRAGGVMSGGAGGGRSGGAGGGMNGGAGGGSSGGGYGKSSTSYGSKDSYGPTSYGGGSSGGGSTGSGMSEGAGGRMSGGAGGGSSGGSYGKSSTSYGSKDSYGPTSYGGGSSGGGSTGSGMSGGAGGGMSGGAGGGSSGGGYGKSSTSYGIIDSYGPTSYGGGSSGGAGGGMNGGAGGGSSGGGYGKSSTSYGSKDSYGPTSYGGGSSGGGSTGSGMSGGAGGGMSGGAGGGSSRGGYGKSSTSYGIIDSYGPTSYGGGSSGGGSTGSGMSGGAGGGMSGGAGGGSSGGGYGKSSTSYGSKDSYGPTSYGGGSSGGGLTGSGMSGGAGGGMSGGAGGGSSRGGYGKSSTSYGIIDSYGPTSYGGGSSGGGSTGSGMSGGAGGGSSGGGYGKSSTSYGSKDSYGPTSYGGGSSGGGSTGSGMSGGAGGGMSGGAGGGSSRGGYGKSSTSYGSIDSYGPTSYGGGSSGGGSTGSGMSGGAGGGMSGGAGGGSSKGGYGKSSTNYGSIDSYGPTSYGGGSSGGGSTGSGMSGGAGGGMSGGVGGGMNGGAGGGSSGGGYGKSSTSYGSKDSYGPTSYGGGSSGGGSTGSGMSGGAGGRMSGGAGGGMNGGAGGGSSRGGYGDSSSSYGIVDSYGSTSYGGGGSVGGSTGGGMSGGAGGGSSGGGYDGSSTSYGSVDSYGSTSYGGGGSWGGSTGRGMSGGAGAGSGGLGWLGLGSGGGSSGSGSDGKGYGSTSYGGSYGSTSYGGAGAGSGGTGGSGSGGGMSGGGMSGGSGSGGGSSGSGSSGKGYGYGSTSYGGGKSGGGGSGSGMSNSRDFRGGISGGGRAKITFIVNTSGGNGGSGNGGQGDCTCRITCQAGEMKKSTCKNYKKPVLCCKKKAKKGYGYDG, from the coding sequence CAGTTGcagctgacaaaaaatctaacTGTAAATGTAAAGTAAAATGTGACCCTGGCGAAAACAAAATAGATAAATGTGCTGGTGGTAAAGTTTTGTGCTGCTGCGCTAGTAGCTCCAAGTCTGGAAAAGGAAAAACATCTAGTCCTAAAAAATCAAGCAGTGGTGGATCAAGCTCAGGTTTGAATCAATACGGCATTGTTTCGACCGGTGGAATGGCCAGCGGTGGAAGTGGTGAAGGTAGAATGTCCGGCGGTGGAAGTGGTTCAGGTGGGATGTCCGGAAGTGGAAGTGGTTTAGGTGGGATGTCTGGAAGTGGAAGTGGTGGAGTCGAAGAAaaaattgtttacataaatattGGAAGTTTCGGAGGTGGCTATGGAGTTGGAGATAGCTACGGTTCTACAAGTTATGGAAGTGCCAGTGCTGGAGGCAGTAGAGCTGGTGGTGTAATGTCTGGAGGTGCTGGAGGTGGAAGATCTGGAGGTGCTGGAGGTGGAATGAATGGAGGTGCTGGAGGTGGAAGTTCCGGAGGCGGCTATGGCAAAAGTTCTACAAGTTACGGTAGTAAAGATAGCTACGGGCCTACTAGCTATGGTGGTGGCAGTTCTGGAGGTGGATCGACTGGAAGTGGAATGTCTGAAGGTGCAGGAGGTAGAATGTCTGGAGGTGCTGGAGGTGGAAGTTCCGGAGGCAGCTATGGCAAAAGTTCTACAAGTTACGGTAGTAAAGATAGCTACGGGCCTACCAGCTATGGTGGTGGCAGTTCTGGAGGTGGATCGACTGGAAGTGGAATGTCTGGAGGCGCAGGTGGTGGAATGTCTGGAGGTGCTGGAGGTGGAAGTTCCGGAGGCGGCTATGGCAAAAGTTCTACAAGTTACGGTATTATAGATAGCTACGGGCCTACCAGCTATGGTGGTGGCAGTTCTGGAGGTGCTGGAGGTGGAATGAATGGAGGTGCTGGAGGTGGAAGTTCTGGAGGCGGCTATGGCAAAAGTTCTACAAGTTACGGTAGTAAAGATAGCTACGGGCCTACCAGCTATGGTGGTGGCAGTTCTGGAGGTGGATCGACTGGAAGTGGAATGTCTGGAGGCGCAGGAGGTGGAATGTCTGGAGGTGCTGGAGGTGGAAGTTCCAGAGGCGGCTATGGCAAAAGTTCTACAAGTTACGGTATCATAGATAGCTACGGGCCTACCAGCTATGGTGGTGGCAGTTCTGGAGGTGGATCGACTGGAAGTGGAATGTCTGGAGGTGCAGGAGGTGGAATGTCTGGAGGTGCTGGAGGTGGAAGTTCCGGAGGCGGCTATGGCAAAAGTTCTACAAGTTACGGTAGTAAAGATAGCTACGGGCCTACCAGCTATGGTGGTGGCAGTTCTGGAGGTGGATTGACTGGAAGTGGAATGTCTGGAGGCGCAGGAGGTGGAATGTCTGGAGGTGCTGGAGGTGGAAGTTCCAGAGGCGGCTATGGCAAAAGTTCTACAAGTTACGGTATCATAGATAGCTACGGGCCTACCAGCTATGGTGGTGGCAGTTCTGGAGGTGGATCGACTGGAAGTGGAATGTCTGGAGGTGCTGGAGGTGGAAGTTCCGGAGGCGGCTATGGCAAAAGTTCTACAAGTTACGGTAGTAAAGATAGCTACGGGCCTACAAGCTATGGTGGTGGCAGTTCTGGAGGTGGATCGACTGGAAGTGGAATGTCTGGAGGCGCAGGAGGTGGAATGTCTGGAGGTGCTGGAGGTGGAAGTTCCAGAGGCGGCTATGGCAAAAGTTCTACAAGTTACGGTAGCATAGATAGCTACGGGCCTACCAGCTATGGTGGTGGCAGTTCTGGAGGTGGATCGACTGGAAGTGGAATGTCTGGAGGCGCAGGAGGTGGAATGTCTGGAGGTGCTGGAGGTGGAAGTTCCAAAGGCGGCTATGGCAAAAGTTCTACAAATTACGGTAGCATAGATAGCTACGGGCCTACCAGCTATGGTGGTGGCAGTTCTGGAGGTGGATCGACTGGAAGTGGAATGTCTGGAGGTGCAGGAGGTGGAATGTCTGGAGGTGTTGGAGGTGGAATGAATGGAGGTGCTGGAGGTGGAAGTTCCGGAGGCGGCTATGGCAAAAGTTCTACAAGTTACGGTAGTAAAGATAGCTACGGGCCTACCAGCTATGGTGGTGGTAGTTCTGGAGGTGGATCGACTGGAAGTGGAATGTCTGGAGGTGCAGGAGGTAGAATGTCTGGAGGTGCTGGAGGTGGAATGAATGGAGGTGCTGGAGGTGGAAGTTCCAGAGGCGGCTATGGCGATAGTTCTTCAAGTTATGGTATAGTAGATAGCTACGGGTCTACAAGTTATGGTGGTGGCGGTTCTGTAGGTGGATCGACTGGAGGTGGAATGTCTGGAGGTGCTGGAGGTGGAAGTTCCGGAGGCGGCTATGACGGTAGTTCTACAAGTTATGGTAGTGTAGATAGCTACGGGTCTACAAGTTATGGTGGTGGTGGTTCTTGGGGTGGATCGACTGGAAGAGGAATGTCTGGAGGTGCTGGTGCTGGAAGCGGAGGTTTAGGATGGTTGGGTCTGGGTTCTGGAGGTGGAAGTTCTGGTAGTGGAAGTGATGGCAAAGGATATGGTTCCACAAGTTATGGAGGTAGCTACGGTTCTACAAGTTATGGCGGTGCTGGTGCTGGAAGTGGTGGTACTGGTGGTAGCGGTTCTGGAGGTGGAATGTCCGGTGGTGGAATGTCCGGTGGTAGCGGTTCTGGAGGTGGAAGTTCGGGAAGTGGAAGTTCTGGCAAAGGATATGGTTATGGTTCTACAAGTTATGGAGGCGGAAAATCTGGAGGTGGAGGTTCTGGAAGTGGAATGTCTAATAGTAGAGATTTTAGAGGCGGAATCTCTGGTGGTGGAAGGGctaaaataacatttattgtgAATACCAGCGGGGGAAATGGTGGATCAGGTAATGGTGGCCAGGGCGACTGTACGTGCAGAATAACATGTCAAGCAGGAGAAATGAAAAAATCTACTTGTAAAAATTACAAGAAACCAGTACTATGTTGCAAGAAAAAAGCGAAAAAAGGATATGGATACGATGGTTAA
- the LOC139501479 gene encoding uncharacterized transmembrane protein DDB_G0289901-like isoform X2 produces the protein MMKTAILFLCILAFTVAADKKSNCKCKVKCDPGENKIDKCAGGKVLCCCASSSKSGKGKTSSPKKSSSGGSSSGLNQYGIVSTGGMASGGSGEGRMSGGGSGSGGMSGSGSGLGGMSGSGSGGVEEKIVYINIGSFGGGYGVGDSYGSTSYGSASAGGSRAGGVMSGGAGGGRSGGAGGGMNGGAGGGSSGGGYGKSSTSYGSKDSYGPTSYGGGSSGGGSTGSGMSEGAGGRMSGGAGGGSSGGSYGKSSTSYGSKDSYGPTSYGGGSSGGGSTGSGMSGGAGGGMSGGAGGGSSGGGYGKSSTSYGIIDSYGPTSYGGGSSGGAGGGMNGGAGGGSSGGGYGKSSTSYGSKDSYGPTSYGGGSSGGGSTGSGMSGGAGGGMSGGAGGGSSRGGYGKSSTSYGIIDSYGPTSYGGGSSGGGSTGSGMSGGAGGGMSGGAGGGSSGGGYGKSSTSYGSKDSYGPTSYGGGSSGGGLTGSGMSGGAGGGMSGGAGGGSSRGGYGKSSTSYGIIDSYGPTSYGGGSSGGGSTGSGMSGGAGGGSSGGGYGKSSTSYGSKDSYGPTSYGGGSSGGGSTGSGMSGGAGGGMSGGAGGGSSRGGYGKSSTSYGSIDSYGPTSYGGGSSGGGSTGSGMSGGAGGGMSGGAGGGSSKGGYGKSSTNYGSIDSYGPTSYGGGSSGGGSTGSGMSGGAGGGMSGGVGGGMNGGAGGGSSGGGYGKSSTSYGSKDSYGPTSYGGGSSGGGSTGSGMSGGAGGRMSGGAGGGMNGGAGGGSSRGGYGDSSSSYGIVDSYGSTSYGGGGSVGGSTGGGMSGGAGGGSSGGGYDGSSTSYGSVDSYGSTSYGGGGSWGGSTGRGMSGGAGAGSGGLGWLGLGSGGGSSGSGSDGKGYGSTSYGGSYGSTSYGGAGAGSGGTGGSGSGGGMSGGGMSGGSGSGGGSSGSGSSGKGYGYGSTSYGGGKSGGGGSGSGMSNSRDFRGGISGGGRAKITFIVNTSGGNGGSGNGGQGDCTCRITCQAGEMKKSTCKNYKKPVLCCKKKAKKGYGYDG, from the coding sequence TTGcagctgacaaaaaatctaacTGTAAATGTAAAGTAAAATGTGACCCTGGCGAAAACAAAATAGATAAATGTGCTGGTGGTAAAGTTTTGTGCTGCTGCGCTAGTAGCTCCAAGTCTGGAAAAGGAAAAACATCTAGTCCTAAAAAATCAAGCAGTGGTGGATCAAGCTCAGGTTTGAATCAATACGGCATTGTTTCGACCGGTGGAATGGCCAGCGGTGGAAGTGGTGAAGGTAGAATGTCCGGCGGTGGAAGTGGTTCAGGTGGGATGTCCGGAAGTGGAAGTGGTTTAGGTGGGATGTCTGGAAGTGGAAGTGGTGGAGTCGAAGAAaaaattgtttacataaatattGGAAGTTTCGGAGGTGGCTATGGAGTTGGAGATAGCTACGGTTCTACAAGTTATGGAAGTGCCAGTGCTGGAGGCAGTAGAGCTGGTGGTGTAATGTCTGGAGGTGCTGGAGGTGGAAGATCTGGAGGTGCTGGAGGTGGAATGAATGGAGGTGCTGGAGGTGGAAGTTCCGGAGGCGGCTATGGCAAAAGTTCTACAAGTTACGGTAGTAAAGATAGCTACGGGCCTACTAGCTATGGTGGTGGCAGTTCTGGAGGTGGATCGACTGGAAGTGGAATGTCTGAAGGTGCAGGAGGTAGAATGTCTGGAGGTGCTGGAGGTGGAAGTTCCGGAGGCAGCTATGGCAAAAGTTCTACAAGTTACGGTAGTAAAGATAGCTACGGGCCTACCAGCTATGGTGGTGGCAGTTCTGGAGGTGGATCGACTGGAAGTGGAATGTCTGGAGGCGCAGGTGGTGGAATGTCTGGAGGTGCTGGAGGTGGAAGTTCCGGAGGCGGCTATGGCAAAAGTTCTACAAGTTACGGTATTATAGATAGCTACGGGCCTACCAGCTATGGTGGTGGCAGTTCTGGAGGTGCTGGAGGTGGAATGAATGGAGGTGCTGGAGGTGGAAGTTCTGGAGGCGGCTATGGCAAAAGTTCTACAAGTTACGGTAGTAAAGATAGCTACGGGCCTACCAGCTATGGTGGTGGCAGTTCTGGAGGTGGATCGACTGGAAGTGGAATGTCTGGAGGCGCAGGAGGTGGAATGTCTGGAGGTGCTGGAGGTGGAAGTTCCAGAGGCGGCTATGGCAAAAGTTCTACAAGTTACGGTATCATAGATAGCTACGGGCCTACCAGCTATGGTGGTGGCAGTTCTGGAGGTGGATCGACTGGAAGTGGAATGTCTGGAGGTGCAGGAGGTGGAATGTCTGGAGGTGCTGGAGGTGGAAGTTCCGGAGGCGGCTATGGCAAAAGTTCTACAAGTTACGGTAGTAAAGATAGCTACGGGCCTACCAGCTATGGTGGTGGCAGTTCTGGAGGTGGATTGACTGGAAGTGGAATGTCTGGAGGCGCAGGAGGTGGAATGTCTGGAGGTGCTGGAGGTGGAAGTTCCAGAGGCGGCTATGGCAAAAGTTCTACAAGTTACGGTATCATAGATAGCTACGGGCCTACCAGCTATGGTGGTGGCAGTTCTGGAGGTGGATCGACTGGAAGTGGAATGTCTGGAGGTGCTGGAGGTGGAAGTTCCGGAGGCGGCTATGGCAAAAGTTCTACAAGTTACGGTAGTAAAGATAGCTACGGGCCTACAAGCTATGGTGGTGGCAGTTCTGGAGGTGGATCGACTGGAAGTGGAATGTCTGGAGGCGCAGGAGGTGGAATGTCTGGAGGTGCTGGAGGTGGAAGTTCCAGAGGCGGCTATGGCAAAAGTTCTACAAGTTACGGTAGCATAGATAGCTACGGGCCTACCAGCTATGGTGGTGGCAGTTCTGGAGGTGGATCGACTGGAAGTGGAATGTCTGGAGGCGCAGGAGGTGGAATGTCTGGAGGTGCTGGAGGTGGAAGTTCCAAAGGCGGCTATGGCAAAAGTTCTACAAATTACGGTAGCATAGATAGCTACGGGCCTACCAGCTATGGTGGTGGCAGTTCTGGAGGTGGATCGACTGGAAGTGGAATGTCTGGAGGTGCAGGAGGTGGAATGTCTGGAGGTGTTGGAGGTGGAATGAATGGAGGTGCTGGAGGTGGAAGTTCCGGAGGCGGCTATGGCAAAAGTTCTACAAGTTACGGTAGTAAAGATAGCTACGGGCCTACCAGCTATGGTGGTGGTAGTTCTGGAGGTGGATCGACTGGAAGTGGAATGTCTGGAGGTGCAGGAGGTAGAATGTCTGGAGGTGCTGGAGGTGGAATGAATGGAGGTGCTGGAGGTGGAAGTTCCAGAGGCGGCTATGGCGATAGTTCTTCAAGTTATGGTATAGTAGATAGCTACGGGTCTACAAGTTATGGTGGTGGCGGTTCTGTAGGTGGATCGACTGGAGGTGGAATGTCTGGAGGTGCTGGAGGTGGAAGTTCCGGAGGCGGCTATGACGGTAGTTCTACAAGTTATGGTAGTGTAGATAGCTACGGGTCTACAAGTTATGGTGGTGGTGGTTCTTGGGGTGGATCGACTGGAAGAGGAATGTCTGGAGGTGCTGGTGCTGGAAGCGGAGGTTTAGGATGGTTGGGTCTGGGTTCTGGAGGTGGAAGTTCTGGTAGTGGAAGTGATGGCAAAGGATATGGTTCCACAAGTTATGGAGGTAGCTACGGTTCTACAAGTTATGGCGGTGCTGGTGCTGGAAGTGGTGGTACTGGTGGTAGCGGTTCTGGAGGTGGAATGTCCGGTGGTGGAATGTCCGGTGGTAGCGGTTCTGGAGGTGGAAGTTCGGGAAGTGGAAGTTCTGGCAAAGGATATGGTTATGGTTCTACAAGTTATGGAGGCGGAAAATCTGGAGGTGGAGGTTCTGGAAGTGGAATGTCTAATAGTAGAGATTTTAGAGGCGGAATCTCTGGTGGTGGAAGGGctaaaataacatttattgtgAATACCAGCGGGGGAAATGGTGGATCAGGTAATGGTGGCCAGGGCGACTGTACGTGCAGAATAACATGTCAAGCAGGAGAAATGAAAAAATCTACTTGTAAAAATTACAAGAAACCAGTACTATGTTGCAAGAAAAAAGCGAAAAAAGGATATGGATACGATGGTTAA